The sequence below is a genomic window from Nitrospinota bacterium.
ATTAGCGGCAGGCACGGCAATCTTGCGTGCATCAACCCTCATTTTCCGGTGCTCTCTTTTTCCGGTGGGTACATGCTCTCAGCATGTACATCGGCCCGTAGGGCCGACCTGCCCCCTGTCATGCCGGTCTTGAACCGGCACCCCCAGTATTTTTTCGTGCATCGTTTATCTTTTGTGCTATCATCTGCACTCTGTTCAGGGAAATTGTGTTTGCCGGGTCTTACGCGACCCGATCCTGCTAACCCCGCCAGGTCCGGAAGGAAGCAACGGTACGCGGAGTGTCGGGGGCGCTGTAAGGGTGCCCGGCATTTTTTTTGGATTCCCCCTATAATGACGGCATGATGGAAGACGCAAGCGGAAAAAAGTCCGGCTATCAGGTGATGGCCCTCAAATGGCGTCCGTCGACGTTCGCCGAGGTCGTCGGCCAGCAGCACATCGTCCGCTCCCTCTCCAACGCCATCAAGCTCAACCGCATCGCGGGAGCCTACCTGTTCTGCGGCACGCGCGGCGTGGGCAAAACCTCGATGGCCCGCATTTTCAGCCGCAGCATCAACTGCGAAACCGGCGCCACCATTACTCCCTGCGGGACGTGCCAAAACTGCCGCGAGATCGCCGACGGCAATTCGATGGACGTGGTGGAGATAGACGGCGCGTCCAACAACGGCGTGGATAACATCCGCGAGATACGCGATCATTTGCAGTACGCTCCGGTGAAATGCCGGATGAAGATATACATCATCGACGAAGTCCATATGCTTTCGGGGGCGGCGTTCAATGCGTTCCTCAAGACGCTGGAGGAGCCGCCGCCGCACACCGTATTCATCATGGCCACCACCGAGCAAAGCAAGCTCCCCGACACGGTGCTCTCCCGCTGCCAGGTGTTTGAATTCCGCGCGCTATCCGATCAGGAAATCGCCGGCCGCCTCCAAAAAATAATCGATAGCGACGGCATTAAGATCACCCCCGGCGCGCTTCTGATGATCGCCCGCCGCGCCGAAGGCTCGATGCGCGACGCGCAGTCGCTGCTGGATCAGGCGGCTTCGTATGCCGCCGAGTCCATCGACGAAGAGCTGCTCGGCATGGTGCTGGGGCTGGTCTCGCGCGAGAAGATGTGGTCCATCCTGGGGGCGGTGACGCGCAAAGAGGTGGACGAAACCCTGCGGCAACTGCACGACCTCTACTATGCCGGATTCGAGGTGGCGGTGATCGTGCGCGAGCTGTTCGAGGCGGTGCGGGCGCTCACCATCGTGAAGGTGAGCGGCGCGCCCGAAAAGATATTGAAGGAAACCGATGACGCGCTGGCCGCCATGAAGCAACTGGTGGAAGGGGTCACGCCCGGCCGGTTGCAGCAGTATTACGATATTCTCCTGCGCGCCAAATCGCAGGCCGCCACGGCGGGCAATCCGCTCTCGGTGCTGGAAATGGCGCTGATTAAAATGGTGCGGCTGGACGATGTGCTGCCGTTGGCGGAGTTGCTCGAACGGCTCAAGGGGATGCCCGCCGCCGCGCCGCAGCCGCAGGCGTCCGCCGCCCCCCGCTTTGCGCCGCCATCCGCGCCGCCGCGCCCGGTGTCGACAGGAGCGCGCCAGCCTGCGCCGGCCCAAAATTATGATGCGCCGCGTCCCGCCGCCGTTCCCGCCGGGGGCGATCCGTGGGAGGCCATCCGGGCGCTCATTAAAGAGAAGAAGCCGTTGCTGGCCGCGTCGCTCGACAAAATGGTTTTCAGCATGGAAGGGGAGAAGGCGGTGCTGGGCTATCCGGAGGATCAATCGTTCATCCGCGACCAGTGCGAGCAGAACCGCGCCCTCATCGATGAAGTGCTGCAATCGGTGACCGGACGGCGGCTGAGCGTTGTTTTCAGCGCGGCCCCCAAGGCGATGCTGAAGGAAACGCAGGTGAAAAAACCGGCGGTGGATAACGCCATGCGGCGGCAGATGCTCAACGAGCCGATTATCCAAAAGGCGGTCGACCTGTTCGACGGCACCCCCGGCTTTGAGGACGAACGCTGATGCGGATGCTGGGGGATATGCTGCAAAAAGCGCAAAAGATGAAAGCCGGGATGGATGAAGCCCGCGCAAAGATGAAAAACCAAACCGTAGAGGCAGAATCGGCCAACGGCGCGGTGCGCGTTGTCGCCAGTTGCGATAAGCAGATAGTCTCCATCACCGTTAATCAAGAACGCGCCGCGGCATCCGGCCGCTCCGTCGAAGAGCTGATCACCGAAGCGGCCAACGCCGCCCTGCAAAAAGCCGAAGCGGCGCTAAAAGAAGAACTCTCCAAAGCGATGGGGGCCGCCGGCCTCTCCCTCCCCGGTTTGTTTTAAAAAGCATGGAATCGTCCGCATCCGTTAAAAAGCTGATCGAGGAGTTTCAAAAACTTCCCGGCGTCGGCCGCAAGACCGCCGAGCGGCTGGTCTACGCACTCCTCAAAGACAAAGATCAGCGGGCGGCACAGCTTGCCCGAGCCCTGATGGAACTTGTTGAAAAGGTAAAGCTTTGCTCCTCCTGCGGGGGGATAACCGAGGCGGATCCGTGCGAGATATGCACTTCCGACAAGCGGGACAAAACGGTTATCTGCGTGGTGGAGCAGCCGCTCGACATTGCGCTTTTGGAGCGCACCGGCGGCCACAACGGCCTCTATCATGTGCTGGGAGGAACCCTCTCGCCACTGGATGGCATCGGCCCTGAAATCCTGCGTATTGAACAGTTGCTTAAACGGGTTAAAACAGATACGATCAAAGAGGTTATTGTCGCCACCAATCCAACCGTGGACGGTGAGGCCACAGCCCTTTATCTTGCAAAGGTGTTGCGTCCTTTGGGGGTAAAAGCGACGCGGATCGCCCGTGGTGTCCCCGTGGGGAGCGATCTTGAGTATGTGGATGAAATAACGTTGGTTAAGTCCATAGAGGGACGCAGGGAAATTTAAAAACTACTGGTTTTTGATATACGCGTTGGGAGAGCGAAATGCATAAGTTGCCTATCACAAACAAATTGGGGTTCTATGAAATCCGCATGGCGAGCATCGGCGGGTTCGGCGCGAACGTCGCCGGCAAAATGCTGGCCGAAGCGGGGGTATTAAAGCAGGGGTATAACGGCTCAAACTTCTCGAGCTACGGCTCGGAGAAAAAAGGCTCTCCCGTTTCCGCGTTCGTCCGCTTCTGCGCGCCGGATGTAAATGTCCGCGTGAACGCGCCGGTGACGGAACCGCACATGCTGGTGATTTTCCTCGAGGCGATTGCCAAAGCTCCCGGCATGCTTTCCGGCGTGACGGAAGAGACCACCGTGATTTTTAATACCCACAAGGATGTGGATACGGCGCGCGATTACCTGGGCCTTGCCGCCGGAACGCTTGTGGTGGTGGACGCCATGAAAATTGCGGTGGAGGAAAAAACCCGCGTCAACACGGCGCTGCTCGGCACCATGGCGGCGGTTTCCGGCTTTTTGAGCCAAGACGCGCTCAAGGAGATGATACGTGAAACCTTCGGCAAGAAATATCCCCAGACCGTTCCGTCCAACATCAAGACGTTCGAGCGCGGCGCCAGCGAATATGTTTCCAAAAAATTCGCCTACGACGGCAAGTATAGCGCGACGCCGTTTTCCCGCTCCGGCCAGAAATTGGGCTACCTGAACCAGCCAATCGGCGGGGTTATTCCGGCGGCGGGCAATTCGATGTTCAAGGATCTTTCCGCCTCGCGTTCCGGTTATGTGCCGGTGCTCAACCGGGGCAAATGCACCAGCTGCGGCGAATGCGAT
It includes:
- a CDS encoding YbaB/EbfC family nucleoid-associated protein, yielding MRMLGDMLQKAQKMKAGMDEARAKMKNQTVEAESANGAVRVVASCDKQIVSITVNQERAAASGRSVEELITEAANAALQKAEAALKEELSKAMGAAGLSLPGLF
- a CDS encoding 2-oxoacid:acceptor oxidoreductase family protein, which produces MHKLPITNKLGFYEIRMASIGGFGANVAGKMLAEAGVLKQGYNGSNFSSYGSEKKGSPVSAFVRFCAPDVNVRVNAPVTEPHMLVIFLEAIAKAPGMLSGVTEETTVIFNTHKDVDTARDYLGLAAGTLVVVDAMKIAVEEKTRVNTALLGTMAAVSGFLSQDALKEMIRETFGKKYPQTVPSNIKTFERGASEYVSKKFAYDGKYSATPFSRSGQKLGYLNQPIGGVIPAAGNSMFKDLSASRSGYVPVLNRGKCTSCGECDITCPDYCFEWKEEIGKKGKPEMVLQKIHYQYCKGCLRCVEICKFEALTTHVEYEVNKSVIDNGYVNDIKEIA
- the recR gene encoding recombination protein RecR, whose amino-acid sequence is MESSASVKKLIEEFQKLPGVGRKTAERLVYALLKDKDQRAAQLARALMELVEKVKLCSSCGGITEADPCEICTSDKRDKTVICVVEQPLDIALLERTGGHNGLYHVLGGTLSPLDGIGPEILRIEQLLKRVKTDTIKEVIVATNPTVDGEATALYLAKVLRPLGVKATRIARGVPVGSDLEYVDEITLVKSIEGRREI
- the dnaX gene encoding DNA polymerase III subunit gamma/tau encodes the protein MMEDASGKKSGYQVMALKWRPSTFAEVVGQQHIVRSLSNAIKLNRIAGAYLFCGTRGVGKTSMARIFSRSINCETGATITPCGTCQNCREIADGNSMDVVEIDGASNNGVDNIREIRDHLQYAPVKCRMKIYIIDEVHMLSGAAFNAFLKTLEEPPPHTVFIMATTEQSKLPDTVLSRCQVFEFRALSDQEIAGRLQKIIDSDGIKITPGALLMIARRAEGSMRDAQSLLDQAASYAAESIDEELLGMVLGLVSREKMWSILGAVTRKEVDETLRQLHDLYYAGFEVAVIVRELFEAVRALTIVKVSGAPEKILKETDDALAAMKQLVEGVTPGRLQQYYDILLRAKSQAATAGNPLSVLEMALIKMVRLDDVLPLAELLERLKGMPAAAPQPQASAAPRFAPPSAPPRPVSTGARQPAPAQNYDAPRPAAVPAGGDPWEAIRALIKEKKPLLAASLDKMVFSMEGEKAVLGYPEDQSFIRDQCEQNRALIDEVLQSVTGRRLSVVFSAAPKAMLKETQVKKPAVDNAMRRQMLNEPIIQKAVDLFDGTPGFEDER